In the genome of Dyadobacter fermentans DSM 18053, the window GGAGGAAGTTTGCTTGTGAAAGCAATACCTTAGCCAATGCAACCCGCGATTTTTCACCCCCGGAAAGCACTTTGATTTTCTTGAAAACATCATCCCCCGTGAATAGGAAACAGCCCAACACCGTTCGCAATTCGGTTTCCGTTTTTGTCGGGTTGGCGTATTTCAATTCCTCAATGAGGTTATGCGCCACATTCAGCGATTCGAGCTGGTGCTGGGCGTAGAATGTAAACGATACATTATGTCCCAACCGACGCTTACCCTCGATGGGCTCGGTGCCGGCCACAATGCGCAGCACGGTAGATTTACCGCGACCGTTCGCCCCGATGAGCGCAATCTTGTCACCTCGTTCCATGCTGATGTTCGTCGCGTCAAGGATCACCTTGTCGCCATAAGCCTTCGAGGCGTCTTCAAGCTGGAACACGTGGCGGCCCGGCTGGGTCGTAAACTGGAAGCGGAAATGCACTTTGGCATTCTCGTCAATAACCTGATCCACCACATCCATTCTATCCAATGCCTTTACGCGGCTTTGTACCTGGCGCGATTTGGTCGCTTTGGCCTTGAACCGCTCGATAAACCGCTCGGTCTGACGGATTTTGGCCTGCTGGTTTTCGTAAGCACCGCGCTGAATGTCGTTGCGGAGCGCTTTTTCTTCCAGGTAATAGGAGTAGTTTCCGGCGTAATAATTGAGTTTTCCACCCGAAACTTCCACCGTCGTGTCGATCGTATTGTCTAGGAACTGGCGGTCGTGGGAAACGACGATCACCGCGCCTTCGTAGTTCTGCGTGTATTTTTCCACCCACTGGATCGACGGAAGGTCAAGGTGGTTGGTAGGCTCATCGAGCATGAGCAGCGATGGTTTTTGTAAAAGCAGCTTCGCGAGCATCACGCGCATACGCCAGCCCCCTGAAAATTGCCGCAGCGGCAGGTTAAGGTCGGCTGTCGAGAAGCCCAAGCCTTCCAGAATGGCTTCTGCCTTTGATTGAACCGAATATCCGTCCAATGCCTCGAATTCTTCCTGCACGCGGGCGAGTTTGTCAACGAGGTCGTCGGTATAATTATGCTCCATGTCGTGCAGGATTTTATCCATTTGCACTTGGAGAACGTTCTGTCTTTCAAATGCCTGCATGGCTACCGAAAGGATCGAATCTTCGGTTTGGTAGGAGAGCAGGTCCTGGTTGAGGAAGCCGATCGTACAGTCGCCGGCCTTGGAGATCGAACCGCCGTCGGGCTGGAATTCTCCGTTGATCATCCGCAGGAGCGTCGACTTGCCGGTTCCGTTAAGCCCGATAAGCCCTATTTTTTGTTTGGGCTTGATATGAAGTGAAGCGCCGTCATACAATGCACGGTCGCCCAGAAAATAGCTGAGGTTCGTAATCGCGATCATGGTGCAAAGGTACGCCGAAAGAAGCAGATAGTAAAAGTGTGATGTTGGAATAGTTATAAAGGCGCTGAGTGCATCACAATGAAAGGGTTATTTGTGTAAATTTGATCAATGAACAATCTCTTCCCGATATTCCTGAAACTTGAAAACCTGCACACGCTCATTGTAGGCGGCGGCTACGTAGGTTTGGAAAAAATCACTGCTGTGCTGGACAATGCACCGCTCGCCCTGGTCACGCTCGTGGCGCCTGAAATCCGTGAGGAAATCAGGGACATCGCTGCGGCCAATTCTCGAATAAATCTAATTGTGCGAAGGTTTGAAGACGACGATTTGCTGGAAAAAGACCTGGTGATCGTCGCCACGAACGACAAACCGGAAAACAAGCGTATCTGGGAAACCGCACGTGCCCGGCACATGCTCGCCAACGTAGCCGATACGCCCGATATCTGCGATTTTTACCTCTCTTCGGTTGTCAGAAAAGGGAATTTGAAGGTGGCTATTTCTACCAACGGAATGTCCCCGACCTTCGCGAAACGCCTCAAAGAAGTGCTCGGCGAAGCGCTTCCCGACAATCTCGATACCGCCATGGAGCAGCTCAAAGCGGTACGAGATATGCTCAAAGGTGATTTTGCATCCAAAGTCGATGAATTAAACCGGATTACGTCGGTTTTGACGGAAAAGAAAAAAGATGCTTCGTAAGACACCTTTAATCCTGGTTTGGAACAATAAAATGTGATTACCAGGTGTTTTTAGAAGGATAATTTGTTAAAATCGCGCTGTACCCCTCCACAGTACCGGCATCCGGTGCGTAACAAATATATTCTTCCGGATTTGCGAAATTAGTAGCTGTTAAATTTTGTCACCGCTGGTGGTAGAATGTTTTCGCTTTTCGTGCGATAATACGTATTATTGAATGTAGGATTTTAAACCCGCCCCGGGCGGAACGGCAAATATTTGGAGTTAGACTTATACTTATTTATATGAATCTTTTCTATCGGATCAGTGGCCCGAGTCGGCTGGTTGTGTTGCTCCTGGGTGTCTTCTTTCTGTCCGTTTCCGCCTCTCCGTTTTCTTCTTTTGCATTTGCCGCCGATATCGACGTGCGGGGCGTGGTGAAAAGCGTGGCCGGCGAGCCGCTGATCGGTTCCACGGTGCGGGTGAAGGGCTTGCAGAAAGGCACAGTCACCAATGAGAAAGGCGAGTTTTTGTTGCAGGGTGTGAATGAAAATGCGACGCTCGTCATCACCATGATCGGTTTCCTGCCGAAAGAAGTCAAAGCCGCCCGTAACCTGACGATCGAGCTTGCCGAAGATGCCGTAGGCTTGCAGGACGTGGTCGTGACCGGTTTTCAACAAATCGACAAGGATAAATTTACCGGATCGGCTGTGACGCTGAAAACGGATGATGTGAAGATCGACGGTCTGCCCGACGTGAGCCGGATGCTCGAAGGCCGTGCCGCAGGCGTGTCGATCCAGAACGTTTCCGGCACATTCGGGGCGGCGCCCAAGATCCGTATCCGCGGGGCCACTTCGCTGAATGGCGCCAACAAGCCGCTCTGGGTAATCGACGGCGTGGTGCAGGAGGATATTGTGAACATTTCGAACGATCAGCTTTCCAGCGGCGACCCTACCACCTTGCTGGGCTCGGCCGTAGCGGGCCTCAACCCGAATGATATCGAAACATTCGACATATTAAAGGATGCCGCCGCCGCCGCATTGTACGGCGCCCGTGCGATGAACGGCGTGATCGTGATCACCACCAAAAAAGGAAAGAGCGGCAAGCCGGTGATTACCTATTCGGGAAATTTCAGCACGCAGCTCGTGCCGTCTTACCGGAACTTCAACATCATGAACTCGGCGCAGCAAATGTCGGTGCTGGGAAATTTGGAACGGGACGGTTATCTAGGTACGAATGTCCTTTCCAAGCCCGACTACGGCGTGTATGGGAAGCTTTATAATCTGATCCAGGTAGGTAACGACCAGGGCGATTTTGACCTGATGAATAACCCGGCCAAGAGACGTGAGTTTTTGTTAGGCTACGCGAAAGCCAATACCGACTGGTTCGATGTCCTTTTCAAGCAAAATTTTATTCATGAACATTCGCTGAGCGTTTCGTTTGGGACGGATAAGTCTAATTCGTACGCCTCGGTAAGTTACCTGGACGATAACGGCTGGACGATCGCGGATAAGGTTAAAAGATATACCCTCAATTTTAATAACAACTACCAGCTCTCCGACCGCCTCAGCATTGGCTTGACCACGCTGGCCTCGGTAAGGCGGCAACAGGCGCCAGGCTCTTTGAGTAGAAGAAGTAACCCGGTCGAGGGCAAGTTCGACCGCGATTTTGACATTAATCCGTTCAGTTATGCATTGAATACGAGCCGAACGCTCACTGCTTACGACCAGAATGGCAATCTTGAATTCTTTCGGAGGAACTTCGCTCCGTTCAATATAGTCTCCGAGCTGGCCAACAACCGGCTTAACCTGACATTGGCCGACATTAAATTGCAAGGCAACCTTTCCTATAAGATCACGGATAACCTGAGCTACGATTTCCTGGGCGCATTGAGGTACATCCAGACGGGCCGTGAGCACATGATCACCGAGCACAGCAATATGGCGAATGCTTATCGCGCGGCCGACAATGCTACCATTGCAGCGGCTAATAAGTATCTCTACGTCGATCCCGATGACCCGAATGCGAATCCCGTGGTGGTGTTGCCAAGCGGGGGGTTCTACAACCGCAATGAGGACCAGATGCTTTTTTACAACGTCAGGAACAACCTGCGCTACAACCAGAAGTTTGGTGAAAGGCACGAGGTCAATGCATTGGTGGGCCAGGAAGTGAAATTCACTAACCGCCAGAACTCCAATAATACCGGTTACGGGTTCCAGTACGATCAGGGCAGCACCCCATTTGTGGACTACCGCATTTTGAAACAAACCATTGAAACCAACTTCCAATACTACGGAATGCAGATGGACTATGAGCGGTTTGCAGCATTCTACGGCAGCCTTGGTTACACGCTGGACGGAAAGTATAACGTGACGGGTTACGTTCGTTACGACGGATCGAACCGCTTCGGCAAGTCGGCTATCGCGCGGTGGCTGCCTACCTACACCATTGCCGGTTCCTGGAACTTCGATCGCGAGAATTTTTTCAAAAACCTCAGTTGGCTGAGCATGGGGCGCTTGCGGTTGAGCTACGGGCTTTCGGCGGATACCGGTCCGGCGACCAATGCAGCAGTATTATTGCAAAGTATCATCACGCGCCGGCCGTATGCGGACGAGAAGGAGTCGGCGATACAGCTTGCTGCGCTGCAAAATACCCAGCTTACCTGGGAAAAATTGTACAGCGGCAACGTCGGGTTGGACGTTGGATTGTTCGCCAATCGCATCAATTTCACATTGGACGGCTACATTCGAAACAGCTTCGACCTGATCGATCAGATTAAAACTTCCGGAATCGGTGGGCAGATTTACAAGGTCGCCAACTACGCAGATATGGAGTCCTATGGTGCCGACTTTTCTGTGGATGGGGTGCTGTTGAAAACCCGCGATTGGGATTTCCGCTCCCGCATTACGTTCGGCTACTCGCACACGCTCATCACGAATGTGGATAACAGCCCGGGCATATTCGATCTCGTGAAAGCCGAAGGCGCGAATGTGCAGGGCAAGCCGGTGCGCAGCCTTTATTCGATCGATTATAATGCGCTGAACCCTAAAACAGGTGTGCCGATTTTTATCAATGAAAAAGGAGAAGTAAGCCAGGATGTGTATTTGCAGGATCAGAATATTCAGTACCTCAAATACGAAGGTCCGGTGGACCCGCCATTTACCGGTGGCTTTAATAATACATTGACTTATAAAGGATTGACGCTGAACGTATTCTTTACCTATCAGGCAGGTAATAAGATCAGGCTCAACCCGCTGTTCCGCGGCACATTCAGTGACCTCGATGCGACGCCCAAAGAGTTTTACGACCGTTGGGTAATTCCAGGCGATGAGCGTTATGGCGCCAATCCCTCGATTTCGGATCAACTGGAAATGCTATATCTGCAAGGTACTTATCCCTATAACGTCTTTAACTATTCGACCGAACGTGTTGCGAAAGGGGATTTTGTGCGGTTGAAATCGGTTTCGCTGGCGTACAAGCTGCCGTTGCAGGTGATTTCCCGCTACGGATTTTCAGCGGCAAGCATTCAGCTGTCGTCGATTAACCCGTGGCTGATTTATTCGGATAAAAAACTGAAAGGGCAAGATCCTGAGTTCTTCAATTCGGGTGGTGTGGCGCAGCCTGTGCAGAAGCAATTCACGGTGGCTTTGAAATTGACATTGTAAGGTTTGAGGATGATTATTCGGAATGATATGACTACCATCAAAAAAATAAAGACAATCGTGCTCATCCTCCCACTGCTGGCGCTGGCCGGCTGTGAAGATTTCCTTTCGAAAGAACCGGACAGCACCAGGGCAATTATCAACACGCCGAAGCAGGTGTCGCAGTTACTTACAACGGCTTATCCACAGGCTGGCTACATTGTATTTTCGGAAGGAATGAGTGATAATGTGGCCGATAAGGGCGTCGGGGAGGATGACAAGACCAACCGCGCTTCGTTCTTTTTCGAAGTGGTGGAAGCGACTGTGGATGAACAGGATTCGCCAGACCAGTACTGGGCAGAATGCTACCGCGCGATTTCCGTAGCGAATGAAGCGCTCGATATTATCAGCAAAGTGGCCGACCCCGACAAATACAATGCACAGAAAGGCGAGGCATTGCTGGCCAGGGCGTACGCGCATTTTATGCTGGTAAACTACTATTGCCAGTTTTTTGACCCGCAACAATCCAACAATAGCCCCGGCGTACCTTATGTAACGGTACCGGAGGATGTCGTGATCAAGCAATACGAGCGCGGGACGGTTGCCGGCGTGTACCAGATGATCGAAAAGGACCTGCTGGAAGGACTTCCGTTGATCAGCGACGGCTCTTATACCGTGCCGAAGTACCATTTCAATATCGCGGCTGCGAATGCATTTGCAAGCCGTTTTTATTTGGTTAAAAGAGATTATCAAAAGGTGCTGCAATATGCAAATGCGGCAATTCCCGCCAATAGTTTGGCTGAAAACCTCCGTCCTTGGAACACCACTTATTCCAGTCTTTCGCCGGAAGAGTTGTTCAGGCTCTATTCCCGTGCAAATCAGAATGCCAACTTGCTGCTCATCGAAACGTCATCGACCTATGGACGTTATGTAGCCAATTACAGATATGGCCTGACATATCCGAAATGGCAGGAGATTTCGGACAGTGAACGCATTATCACAGGAAATGCGGGATGGACTTATCCGCTTTACTATCGCGGGGAGAACAACTACTTTATTCCAAAATTGACAGAATATTTCGTTCGCGAGTCTGTTAATGCAGAGATCGGGCTTCCTTATGTGATGTTGCCTGCTTTTACGGTCGAGGAAGTACTCTTCAATAAGGTCGAAGCCAATGCATATCTCGGCAACTCTGCCGCTTCCCTGGCGGACCTGAATACTTATGTCAGTAAGCGGGTCGATAACTACGATGCGTCAGAGCATAAGGTTACCGCCGCCAGTATGCAGAGTTATTTCCGGAAAAATAACGTGAGGGACAATATTGTCGAAACCGTACTGGCCTTCAAACGCGTCGAATTTGTACAGGAAGGAATGCGCTGGTTTGACATTCAGCGTTACAAGAGAACGGTGACACACGAAGCCCGTAACGGATCAGTTATTTCGGTTCCGGCGGGGGATAATCGCAGGGTATTGCAGATTCCGCAGACAGCCGCACTTTCAGGTATAGCACAGAATCCCAGGTAAGAAAGCCATTCAACCATGAAAACGATATTCAGACATTTTACCCATTACATGATCGCCGCATTGCTGCTTGGCATGACTTCCTGCAAAGAGGAGGAGCTGGGCAATGTAGACGATATTCCCGGGCTGGGCGGCGACGTTTGGGCTGAGGGGCCGATCGATAAATGGATTCAGGATAGCCTGGTTGTTCCTTACAATATCTCCGCAAAATATAAGTGGGATCAGTTTGAGTTCGGGAATATGACCAAAAACCTGGTGCCGCCGGATGAAGCGCAAGTGGTTCCGTTGCTTAGCACAATTAAAAAAGCGTGGACAACCCCTTACGTCGAGGAGGCGGGAAAAGTGTTTTATAATAAATATTCACCCAAATTCTTCATTCTATCGGGTAGCAACGAGTACAATGTTGAATCAGGTTCTATTACGCTCGGAACGGCGGAAGGCGGCCGAAAAGTAATCCTGTACGGAGTAAATCTGTTCAAAATCAAGGGAATGGCCGGGTATGATCCGGGGCGGGACTCGTCTTTTGTGAAAGATTGGTTCCTGCATACCATCCACCACGAGTTCGGCCATATTCTGCATCAGACGGTGTTCTATCCTGTTGAATACAAAAACATTTCAAAAGCATATTACCAGGGTGGAAACTGGATCAACTGGAGTGATGCCGATGCGCGTCGCGACGGCTTTATTACCGCTTACAGCTCATCTTCCTTTGATGAGGATTTTGTGGAGATGATTGCGATGATGCTTACCGAAGGCAGGGCGGGTTTCGACAAAATCGTGAACTCGATACCGGAAGGAACGAGCCGCAGCGGCGTAACAAAGGCGCAGGCGCAGGCCGCGTTGCGGCAAAAAGAGGCTATTATTGTAGCCTATTACAAGAATACGTGGAAGATTGATTTTTACAGTCTGCAAAACAAAGTGCGGACTTCGATGAACAAATTGTTTTAATGCCAGATGAAGAAATCATATTTATACCTGTTGTTTCTAGCCACTGTTTTCTTCTCGTGTGAAAACAAAGATGATACGGTTTTTGAAGAATCGGCGGACGTGCGGCTGAACGCGGCTCTGGCTTCATACGAAAAACAACTCGTGGAGGCGCAGTATGGCTGGAATGCGGTCATTTATCCTGGCGGAGGCGGTAGCTACGGGTTTTATTTCAAATTCGACGATAAAAACCGGGTTACGATGTATTCCGATTTCTCGGACGAAGCAGCCGGCAAACCGAAAGAAAGCAGCTATCGGTTGAAGGCGATGCAAACACCTTCGCTGATATTCGATACCTATTCTTACCTGCACGTGCTGGCCGATCCTGACGATGCAGTCAATGGCGGGGTACTGGGCGAAGGCCTCAAATCCGATTTCGAATTCAGCATTTATGGCGATTCTCTGACTGAGGACCGGATGGCATTTGTGGGGCGCAAGAACCAGAGCCGTCTCGTGCTCACCAAAGCGACACAGGTGCAAGCAACCGCGTATGCTAAGGGGGATATGGCCAAAGGATTGGCTTTCAATAATATTGCCAAATACATTCCCTATTTCAAACGGGTGACGCTGGGTGCCAATACTTATGAAATTACGGTTAACCAGAGCGCCCGGACGATCATGCTTACCTGGCTGAATGGAAATGTACCCAAAACTTTCAGCACGAAATACTACTTCACGCCGACGGGTGTGGCATTCGTGTCCCCGCTGGTAAACGGCTCGCAAACGATCACGGGTTTCAGCAACATCACCTGGAATGCCAATTCGACGCAGGTCGGTTTCAGTGGCGGTGGTGCAAGCGGGGTAGTGGTGAGCGCGATAAAGCCGATATCGGTCGATCTGGCGGCGGCGAGAAGATGGTGGCAAGCGCCCGTGGAGTCTGGTGGAGACTGGCGCTCGGATAAGGGATTTCACGTGAATGGTGTGGACGATGCATTCAAGGTGAAGGACCTTAAAAAAGATAACTTGTCTTATGCATTCTACATGTACGCGCCGGCTTACAATTCCCGGTACGACGCCTTCGCTCCGATTTTCTATGACGAGGACGGCATTTACCTTGATTACGGACATGCTCCCGCAAAGCCGAACTTCACTGCCGATGGCCGGGTGATTTTCACTGAATACGGGAAATTCGGGCAAATACCGGCGGGAGGCGCGGCACAGAAATCTGCGGACATTCTGTTTGATCCAAGCGGCTTTTACCTCATCCAGACATCGGACGAAACATACGACATGGTTAGCGCCAAGGATGCGAAGGCGTGGATTACGTGGGAATAGTCGCTGAATGTGCTGCTACCAGTATTTTCCGTTCTTTTTGGCAAACCAATATCCCCGCCAGAATATGCGCAGGTGGTTGAACAGCGTCGTTATCAGCCCGAAATGCTTTCTGAGCACAATAAACCGGTCGGAAAGTGAGCGGCGATGATTTTTCACAGACAGCCCGCCCAAAAGGTACCGGCAAAGCACGAACGGCAGGAAAGTGAGCGTTTTGGCGCGTTTCAGGCATTCGATTTCCCAGTCAATATCGGCGCTGAGGTTTTGATATTCATAAAGCGGCGCAATGGCTTTGCGGGCGATAAATGCCTGATGGCACACTTTCATGCCCAATGCAAAATGCTGCCAGCGCAGGTCCGCAGGTAGGGTATGAGGCGTGAAACGGCTGCGCAGCCCCACTTCCGAGCCATCTTCACGCACCATCATGGCATCGCTGTAATACACGTCGGCACCGTTCGAAAGCGCCGGCAGGAGGTTTTGCAATGTGTATTCGTCAAAAGCCTCGTCGCCTGCATTCAGGAACCACACATACTTTCCCGAAGCGAGCTGCAAACCTTTGTTCATCGCATCATAAAGGCCATTATCTCTCTCGGAAACTACGCGGGAGACGAAATGACTGTATTTCGCTGCAATGCTGAGCGTCTGGTCGGTTGAGCCGCCGTCGATGATCAGGTATTCGAGAGCCGCTGGCTCTTGTGCATGCAGCAATGCCCTTTCAATGCTTTTCAGGGTCCGGTCGAGGTACTTTTCGGCCTGGTAGGTGACGGTGACGATCGTGAGCAGCGGGGTGTTATCCATGAAGCAGCGATTGGTAAAGTTGGGAATACTGCGCGGCTATCACTTCTTCCGAATAGTTCAGCAACACTTTCTGGCGGGCATTCTGTGAAACTGCGCCGCCGGCATTATGCTTCAAAATCCACTGAATGCCTTCCGCCAGCGAAGTCGCCGACCTGGGCACGGACACGAAGCCATTTTCCAGGTGGTCGATCATCTCGGGAATGCCGCCGGTATCAAAGCCGGCCACGGGAGTTCCGCACGCCATTGCCTCCATGATCGTGTTGGGCAGGTTATCTTCCAGCGACGGTACAATCAGCATATCAGCGGCATTGTAGGCTTGCACCATCCGCTCGGTTTCGGAGATTTTGCCCAGGAAATGCACTTTCACAGGCATATCCGCAAAGTTTTCGGGCTTGCCTTTTCCCAGTATCAGTACTTCCACATCTGCCAGGCGTGGATCGCGCACCGCCTCCCGGAAATACGTAAAACCCTTGCGCGGGTCCTGTGTATTGGCACCTGCGAAGAGCAGCAGCTTCCGGTCGGGTGGGAGGCCTAATGCGTTCCTCGCTTCGGGCTGGCTGCCCGGTTTGAAAAGTTCGGTGTCAATGCAGTTCGGGATGGCCTTTGAAGGCATTCCAGTCGTGAGTGCGGCTTTTTGCACGAGGTTATCCAGCCACCGGCTTGGCGAAATGAGCGTGAGCGGTGTATGGTTGTATAAGCGTTGTTTTTGTACAAATTGGGTAAATGCCATGTCATACTCACCCGGTTTTTTGAGATAGGGGCAGTATCGGCAATGCGAAAGGTAATGGTCGCAACCGCGGTTGTAATGGCAGCCGCCGGTGAAAGTCCACATGTCATGCAGCGTCCACACAATCGGTTTCCCCAGCGCAAACAGCTTTTCGAGGGAGCGGAGCGAAAGAAATCCGAAATTGACCCAGTGCAAATGA includes:
- a CDS encoding ABC-F family ATP-binding cassette domain-containing protein gives rise to the protein MIAITNLSYFLGDRALYDGASLHIKPKQKIGLIGLNGTGKSTLLRMINGEFQPDGGSISKAGDCTIGFLNQDLLSYQTEDSILSVAMQAFERQNVLQVQMDKILHDMEHNYTDDLVDKLARVQEEFEALDGYSVQSKAEAILEGLGFSTADLNLPLRQFSGGWRMRVMLAKLLLQKPSLLMLDEPTNHLDLPSIQWVEKYTQNYEGAVIVVSHDRQFLDNTIDTTVEVSGGKLNYYAGNYSYYLEEKALRNDIQRGAYENQQAKIRQTERFIERFKAKATKSRQVQSRVKALDRMDVVDQVIDENAKVHFRFQFTTQPGRHVFQLEDASKAYGDKVILDATNISMERGDKIALIGANGRGKSTVLRIVAGTEPIEGKRRLGHNVSFTFYAQHQLESLNVAHNLIEELKYANPTKTETELRTVLGCFLFTGDDVFKKIKVLSGGEKSRVALAKVLLSQANFLLLDEPTNHLDMQSVNILIQALQQYEGSYIVVSHDRYFVENIANKIWYIEDHQIKEYPGTYEEYEIWVEERGLQSAVSEKVQVSSAPPQKSQPGPANQTKSKPQSNEDAQKLKKARKQIEELEETINNLEIRKAETEGKLAEPGIYNDSVALAEMNRFYTDIKQKLEKNTEDWENLMLEVEELSGK
- a CDS encoding DUF4302 domain-containing protein, encoding MKKSYLYLLFLATVFFSCENKDDTVFEESADVRLNAALASYEKQLVEAQYGWNAVIYPGGGGSYGFYFKFDDKNRVTMYSDFSDEAAGKPKESSYRLKAMQTPSLIFDTYSYLHVLADPDDAVNGGVLGEGLKSDFEFSIYGDSLTEDRMAFVGRKNQSRLVLTKATQVQATAYAKGDMAKGLAFNNIAKYIPYFKRVTLGANTYEITVNQSARTIMLTWLNGNVPKTFSTKYYFTPTGVAFVSPLVNGSQTITGFSNITWNANSTQVGFSGGGASGVVVSAIKPISVDLAAARRWWQAPVESGGDWRSDKGFHVNGVDDAFKVKDLKKDNLSYAFYMYAPAYNSRYDAFAPIFYDEDGIYLDYGHAPAKPNFTADGRVIFTEYGKFGQIPAGGAAQKSADILFDPSGFYLIQTSDETYDMVSAKDAKAWITWE
- a CDS encoding precorrin-2 dehydrogenase/sirohydrochlorin ferrochelatase family protein, whose amino-acid sequence is MNNLFPIFLKLENLHTLIVGGGYVGLEKITAVLDNAPLALVTLVAPEIREEIRDIAAANSRINLIVRRFEDDDLLEKDLVIVATNDKPENKRIWETARARHMLANVADTPDICDFYLSSVVRKGNLKVAISTNGMSPTFAKRLKEVLGEALPDNLDTAMEQLKAVRDMLKGDFASKVDELNRITSVLTEKKKDAS
- a CDS encoding glycosyltransferase family 4 protein, with the protein product MVLQLSTFHWEGGAGVAAARLHQALLNAGIDSQLMVSQISRPGPQTSAWADTPWKSKKAWGNFVLERLHFLPQEKDKSVRFAFSPAAAGADISEHPLVQQASIIHLHWVNFGFLSLRSLEKLFALGKPIVWTLHDMWTFTGGCHYNRGCDHYLSHCRYCPYLKKPGEYDMAFTQFVQKQRLYNHTPLTLISPSRWLDNLVQKAALTTGMPSKAIPNCIDTELFKPGSQPEARNALGLPPDRKLLLFAGANTQDPRKGFTYFREAVRDPRLADVEVLILGKGKPENFADMPVKVHFLGKISETERMVQAYNAADMLIVPSLEDNLPNTIMEAMACGTPVAGFDTGGIPEMIDHLENGFVSVPRSATSLAEGIQWILKHNAGGAVSQNARQKVLLNYSEEVIAAQYSQLYQSLLHG
- a CDS encoding SusC/RagA family TonB-linked outer membrane protein, with product MNLFYRISGPSRLVVLLLGVFFLSVSASPFSSFAFAADIDVRGVVKSVAGEPLIGSTVRVKGLQKGTVTNEKGEFLLQGVNENATLVITMIGFLPKEVKAARNLTIELAEDAVGLQDVVVTGFQQIDKDKFTGSAVTLKTDDVKIDGLPDVSRMLEGRAAGVSIQNVSGTFGAAPKIRIRGATSLNGANKPLWVIDGVVQEDIVNISNDQLSSGDPTTLLGSAVAGLNPNDIETFDILKDAAAAALYGARAMNGVIVITTKKGKSGKPVITYSGNFSTQLVPSYRNFNIMNSAQQMSVLGNLERDGYLGTNVLSKPDYGVYGKLYNLIQVGNDQGDFDLMNNPAKRREFLLGYAKANTDWFDVLFKQNFIHEHSLSVSFGTDKSNSYASVSYLDDNGWTIADKVKRYTLNFNNNYQLSDRLSIGLTTLASVRRQQAPGSLSRRSNPVEGKFDRDFDINPFSYALNTSRTLTAYDQNGNLEFFRRNFAPFNIVSELANNRLNLTLADIKLQGNLSYKITDNLSYDFLGALRYIQTGREHMITEHSNMANAYRAADNATIAAANKYLYVDPDDPNANPVVVLPSGGFYNRNEDQMLFYNVRNNLRYNQKFGERHEVNALVGQEVKFTNRQNSNNTGYGFQYDQGSTPFVDYRILKQTIETNFQYYGMQMDYERFAAFYGSLGYTLDGKYNVTGYVRYDGSNRFGKSAIARWLPTYTIAGSWNFDRENFFKNLSWLSMGRLRLSYGLSADTGPATNAAVLLQSIITRRPYADEKESAIQLAALQNTQLTWEKLYSGNVGLDVGLFANRINFTLDGYIRNSFDLIDQIKTSGIGGQIYKVANYADMESYGADFSVDGVLLKTRDWDFRSRITFGYSHTLITNVDNSPGIFDLVKAEGANVQGKPVRSLYSIDYNALNPKTGVPIFINEKGEVSQDVYLQDQNIQYLKYEGPVDPPFTGGFNNTLTYKGLTLNVFFTYQAGNKIRLNPLFRGTFSDLDATPKEFYDRWVIPGDERYGANPSISDQLEMLYLQGTYPYNVFNYSTERVAKGDFVRLKSVSLAYKLPLQVISRYGFSAASIQLSSINPWLIYSDKKLKGQDPEFFNSGGVAQPVQKQFTVALKLTL
- a CDS encoding RagB/SusD family nutrient uptake outer membrane protein; the protein is MTTIKKIKTIVLILPLLALAGCEDFLSKEPDSTRAIINTPKQVSQLLTTAYPQAGYIVFSEGMSDNVADKGVGEDDKTNRASFFFEVVEATVDEQDSPDQYWAECYRAISVANEALDIISKVADPDKYNAQKGEALLARAYAHFMLVNYYCQFFDPQQSNNSPGVPYVTVPEDVVIKQYERGTVAGVYQMIEKDLLEGLPLISDGSYTVPKYHFNIAAANAFASRFYLVKRDYQKVLQYANAAIPANSLAENLRPWNTTYSSLSPEELFRLYSRANQNANLLLIETSSTYGRYVANYRYGLTYPKWQEISDSERIITGNAGWTYPLYYRGENNYFIPKLTEYFVRESVNAEIGLPYVMLPAFTVEEVLFNKVEANAYLGNSAASLADLNTYVSKRVDNYDASEHKVTAASMQSYFRKNNVRDNIVETVLAFKRVEFVQEGMRWFDIQRYKRTVTHEARNGSVISVPAGDNRRVLQIPQTAALSGIAQNPR
- a CDS encoding zinc-binding metallopeptidase translates to MKTIFRHFTHYMIAALLLGMTSCKEEELGNVDDIPGLGGDVWAEGPIDKWIQDSLVVPYNISAKYKWDQFEFGNMTKNLVPPDEAQVVPLLSTIKKAWTTPYVEEAGKVFYNKYSPKFFILSGSNEYNVESGSITLGTAEGGRKVILYGVNLFKIKGMAGYDPGRDSSFVKDWFLHTIHHEFGHILHQTVFYPVEYKNISKAYYQGGNWINWSDADARRDGFITAYSSSSFDEDFVEMIAMMLTEGRAGFDKIVNSIPEGTSRSGVTKAQAQAALRQKEAIIVAYYKNTWKIDFYSLQNKVRTSMNKLF
- a CDS encoding glycosyltransferase family 2 protein, translated to MDNTPLLTIVTVTYQAEKYLDRTLKSIERALLHAQEPAALEYLIIDGGSTDQTLSIAAKYSHFVSRVVSERDNGLYDAMNKGLQLASGKYVWFLNAGDEAFDEYTLQNLLPALSNGADVYYSDAMMVREDGSEVGLRSRFTPHTLPADLRWQHFALGMKVCHQAFIARKAIAPLYEYQNLSADIDWEIECLKRAKTLTFLPFVLCRYLLGGLSVKNHRRSLSDRFIVLRKHFGLITTLFNHLRIFWRGYWFAKKNGKYW